Proteins encoded by one window of Microbacterium testaceum:
- a CDS encoding 5-(carboxyamino)imidazole ribonucleotide synthase: MALRVGVVGGGQLARMMIAPAVELGVEIRVLAESEGMSAALAATAVGDYRDTATVLAFARDVDVITFDHEHVPQDVLAALVDAGVAVHPGPAPLGVAQDKLVMRAKMAELGLPQPDWAAVSTASDLQEFLDAHGGRAVVKTPRGGYDGKGVRVVSAATEADDWFAALAEDGNGGALLAEELVDFTRELAQQVARRPSGEVRAYPVVETVQRDGVCAEVVAPAPRADARVQRVAAEIGVAVAEGLGVTGMLAVELFETSDQRILINELAMRPHNSGHWTQDGAITSQFEQHLRAVLDLPLGSTDAVAPWTVMINVLGGPAEGGLDERFAAAMAAHPAAKIHTYGKAPRPGRKVGHVNVIGEDLDDVVYEGRAAAAFFD, translated from the coding sequence ATGGCGCTGCGAGTCGGAGTGGTCGGTGGCGGACAGCTGGCGCGGATGATGATCGCGCCCGCCGTGGAGCTGGGGGTCGAGATCCGCGTCCTCGCCGAGAGCGAGGGCATGTCGGCGGCACTCGCCGCGACCGCCGTCGGCGACTACCGCGACACCGCGACGGTGCTCGCCTTCGCCCGCGACGTCGACGTCATCACCTTCGATCACGAGCACGTGCCGCAGGACGTGCTGGCCGCCCTGGTCGACGCCGGCGTCGCCGTCCACCCTGGACCCGCACCCCTCGGCGTCGCTCAGGACAAGCTCGTCATGCGCGCGAAGATGGCCGAGCTGGGGCTCCCTCAGCCCGACTGGGCCGCCGTGTCCACGGCATCCGATCTGCAGGAATTCCTCGACGCGCACGGTGGGCGAGCGGTCGTGAAGACGCCGCGCGGCGGGTACGACGGCAAGGGCGTCCGGGTGGTCTCCGCCGCCACCGAGGCGGACGACTGGTTCGCCGCGCTCGCCGAGGACGGCAACGGCGGTGCCCTCCTCGCTGAAGAACTGGTCGACTTCACCCGAGAACTGGCCCAGCAGGTCGCCCGACGCCCCTCCGGCGAGGTGCGCGCGTACCCCGTCGTCGAGACCGTGCAGCGCGACGGGGTCTGCGCCGAGGTCGTGGCCCCGGCGCCCCGCGCCGACGCCCGCGTCCAGCGCGTCGCCGCCGAGATCGGCGTCGCGGTCGCGGAGGGACTGGGCGTGACCGGCATGCTCGCCGTCGAGCTGTTCGAGACGAGCGACCAGCGCATCCTGATCAACGAGCTCGCCATGCGTCCGCACAACAGCGGTCACTGGACGCAGGACGGTGCGATCACGAGCCAGTTCGAGCAGCACCTGCGCGCGGTCCTCGACCTGCCCCTCGGATCGACGGATGCCGTGGCCCCGTGGACGGTCATGATCAACGTCCTGGGCGGCCCCGCCGAGGGCGGCCTCGACGAGCGGTTCGCCGCCGCCATGGCGGCGCACCCCGCCGCGAAGATCCACACCTACGGCAAGGCCCCGCGCCCGGGCCGCAAGGTGGGCCACGTCAACGTCATCGGGGAGGACCTCGACGACGTCGTCTACGAGGGTCGCGCGGCCGCCGCGTTCTTCGACTGA
- a CDS encoding PH domain-containing protein, with protein sequence MTQPSNSIGRPRMPAPGTAAPELRIARLRSHARRLFWSALVLIGVAGATAFFYDNLPAPYENWMLLTAAGVLVLLLVVIPYLVWLSHTWTITTRRVIERSGPFGANRREVSHVRGYAIEMRRGILQRMWGAGTLSLSNGVEPPLRLKNIPHAVLVHETLVDQVEVNQILAHRDAQTFGSGAVGGL encoded by the coding sequence GTGACCCAGCCGTCGAACTCGATCGGGCGCCCGCGGATGCCGGCGCCGGGGACGGCCGCGCCCGAGTTGCGCATCGCACGACTGCGCTCGCACGCGCGGCGCCTGTTCTGGTCGGCGCTCGTCCTGATCGGCGTCGCGGGGGCGACGGCTTTCTTCTACGACAACCTGCCGGCGCCCTACGAGAACTGGATGCTGCTGACCGCGGCGGGCGTGCTCGTCCTGTTGCTGGTGGTCATCCCTTACCTCGTGTGGCTCTCGCACACCTGGACCATCACGACGCGCCGCGTGATCGAGCGCTCCGGTCCGTTCGGGGCCAACCGGCGCGAAGTCTCCCACGTGCGCGGGTACGCCATCGAGATGCGGCGCGGCATCCTGCAGCGGATGTGGGGCGCGGGCACGCTCTCGCTCTCGAACGGCGTCGAGCCTCCGCTGCGCCTGAAGAACATCCCGCACGCGGTGCTCGTCCACGAGACGCTCGTCGACCAGGTCGAGGTCAACCAGATCCTCGCCCACCGCGACGCGCAGACCTTCGGCTCGGGCGCCGTCGGCGGTCTCTGA
- a CDS encoding biotin--[acetyl-CoA-carboxylase] ligase, translated as MPIPAAGYPLAAAHSPRVQVVETTDSTNADVIAAVTADPEGWPHLSLLVTDDQRAGRGRLDRSWTAPAGTALAVSVVVDAAMIPIAQRGWIPLVAGAAMTRAVRAQLTGHGGTAELKWPNDVLVDGGKICGILAEVVPGAADTVVVGAGVNTRMSRADLPVTTATSFAAIGAECDDDRLLADYLEDLGKMLSRLVHDDVERVHSEIERLCVTVGKEVTVAMPDGSTLQGTATRLDRDGRLVVEAGTIETVVSAGDVVHVR; from the coding sequence ATGCCGATCCCCGCCGCCGGATACCCGCTCGCCGCCGCCCACAGCCCGCGCGTACAGGTCGTCGAGACGACCGACTCCACGAACGCCGACGTGATCGCGGCGGTCACCGCCGATCCCGAGGGCTGGCCGCACCTGTCGCTGCTGGTGACCGACGACCAGCGCGCCGGGCGCGGGCGGCTCGACCGCAGCTGGACGGCGCCGGCCGGAACCGCGCTCGCCGTCTCGGTCGTCGTCGACGCGGCGATGATCCCGATCGCCCAGCGCGGGTGGATCCCGCTGGTGGCGGGCGCCGCCATGACGCGTGCGGTGCGCGCCCAGCTCACCGGCCACGGCGGAACGGCAGAGCTGAAGTGGCCGAACGACGTACTCGTCGACGGGGGCAAGATCTGCGGCATCCTGGCCGAGGTCGTGCCCGGCGCGGCCGACACGGTCGTGGTCGGGGCGGGAGTCAACACGCGCATGAGCCGCGCCGATCTTCCGGTCACCACCGCGACCTCGTTCGCCGCGATCGGCGCGGAGTGCGACGACGACCGCCTCCTCGCCGACTACCTCGAGGATCTCGGCAAGATGCTCTCGCGCCTCGTGCACGACGACGTCGAGCGCGTGCACTCCGAGATCGAGAGACTCTGCGTCACCGTCGGCAAAGAGGTGACCGTCGCGATGCCCGACGGCTCCACCCTCCAGGGCACGGCCACGCGCCTCGACCGGGACGGACGCCTCGTCGTCGAGGCCGGCACCATCGAGACCGTCGTCTCGGCCGGAGACGTGGTCCACGTCCGCTGA
- a CDS encoding acyl-CoA carboxylase subunit beta — translation MTDQPDLFTTAGKIADLRNRFQEAVVDAEAAARDKQHAKGKLTARERLEMLVDPGSFVELDEYVRHRTSAFGMDKSRPYGDSVVTGTGTIHGRTVAVYAQDFSTFGGSLGEVAGDKIIKVMELALRSGIPIIGILDSGGARIQEGVVALGKYGEIFRLNTAASGVIPQISIIMGPAAGGAVYSPALTDFVIMVDKTSQMFVTGPDVIKTVTGEDVGMEELGGAHTHNTRSGVAHYLADDEDDAIDYARGLISYLPDNNLAEIPVYDTPFEFETTDADRSLNTVIPDSPNQPYDIHTVIDGIVDAAEFLEVQPLFAPNIVIGFGRIEGRTVGIIANQPSQMAGTLNIDAGEKASRFVRFCDAFSVPIVTLVDVPGYLPGTDQEWTGVIRRGAKLLYAYAEATVPLVTVILRKAYGGAYIVMGSKQLGADINLAWPTAEIAVMGGQGAVNILYRGEIKRAEEAGEDVAAVRTRLANEYTYNVASPFLAAERGELDGIIEPAQTRVSIAKALRALRNKRASLPAKKHGNIPL, via the coding sequence GTGACCGACCAGCCCGATCTCTTCACCACCGCCGGCAAGATCGCGGACCTGCGCAACAGGTTCCAGGAGGCGGTCGTCGACGCCGAAGCCGCCGCCCGCGACAAGCAGCACGCGAAGGGCAAGCTCACCGCCCGCGAGCGTCTCGAGATGCTGGTCGACCCCGGCTCGTTCGTCGAGCTCGACGAGTACGTGCGCCACCGCACCTCCGCGTTCGGCATGGACAAGTCGCGCCCCTACGGCGACTCGGTCGTCACCGGCACCGGCACGATCCACGGCCGCACGGTCGCGGTGTACGCGCAGGACTTCTCGACCTTCGGCGGGTCGCTCGGCGAGGTCGCCGGCGACAAGATCATCAAGGTCATGGAGCTGGCGCTGCGCAGCGGCATCCCGATCATCGGCATCCTCGACTCGGGCGGAGCCCGCATCCAGGAGGGCGTCGTCGCCCTCGGCAAGTACGGAGAGATCTTCCGCCTGAACACCGCGGCATCCGGGGTCATCCCCCAGATCTCGATCATCATGGGACCCGCTGCCGGTGGAGCGGTGTACTCCCCCGCCCTCACCGACTTCGTCATCATGGTCGACAAGACCAGCCAGATGTTCGTCACCGGCCCCGACGTCATCAAGACCGTCACCGGCGAAGACGTCGGAATGGAAGAGCTCGGCGGAGCCCACACGCACAACACCCGCTCGGGCGTCGCGCACTACCTCGCCGACGACGAGGACGACGCGATCGACTACGCGCGCGGCCTCATCAGCTACCTGCCCGACAACAACCTCGCCGAGATCCCCGTCTACGACACGCCCTTCGAATTTGAGACGACGGATGCCGACCGCTCGCTGAACACCGTCATCCCCGACTCCCCGAACCAGCCGTACGACATCCACACCGTCATCGACGGCATCGTGGACGCGGCGGAGTTCCTCGAGGTGCAGCCGCTGTTCGCCCCCAACATCGTGATCGGCTTCGGCCGGATCGAGGGCCGCACGGTCGGCATCATCGCCAACCAGCCCTCGCAGATGGCCGGAACCCTCAACATCGACGCGGGAGAGAAGGCCAGCCGCTTCGTGCGCTTCTGCGACGCGTTCTCGGTGCCCATCGTCACCCTCGTCGACGTGCCCGGCTACCTCCCCGGCACCGACCAGGAGTGGACCGGCGTCATCCGCCGTGGCGCGAAGCTGCTGTACGCCTACGCCGAGGCGACCGTGCCCCTGGTGACGGTGATCCTGCGCAAGGCCTATGGCGGGGCGTACATCGTCATGGGCTCCAAGCAGCTGGGCGCCGACATCAACCTCGCGTGGCCCACGGCCGAGATCGCCGTCATGGGCGGTCAGGGCGCGGTCAACATCCTCTACCGCGGCGAGATCAAGCGCGCCGAAGAGGCCGGCGAAGACGTCGCGGCCGTGCGCACGCGCCTGGCTAACGAGTACACGTACAACGTGGCATCCCCCTTCCTCGCCGCCGAGCGCGGCGAGCTCGACGGGATCATCGAGCCGGCGCAGACGCGTGTCTCGATCGCCAAGGCCCTGCGGGCGCTGCGGAACAAGCGCGCGAGCCTGCCCGCGAAGAAGCACGGGAACATCCCGCTGTGA
- a CDS encoding acyl-CoA carboxylase subunit epsilon → MSDTVDPDASRPIVAEVVRGTPTEEELAAAIVVVSESYVREVADATVPDETPRSRWELSARGLRTPLNRTAGWRGFTG, encoded by the coding sequence GTGAGCGACACCGTCGACCCCGACGCCTCCCGACCCATCGTCGCGGAGGTCGTACGCGGCACGCCCACCGAAGAGGAACTGGCCGCGGCGATCGTCGTGGTGAGCGAGTCCTACGTGCGCGAGGTGGCCGACGCCACGGTTCCCGACGAGACGCCGCGCTCCCGCTGGGAGCTGTCGGCTCGCGGCCTGCGCACCCCGCTGAACCGCACCGCCGGATGGCGCGGTTTCACTGGCTGA
- a CDS encoding ATP-binding protein, with protein MLDEAWGRIPHTREGQAEQGSFTQTRIERVITLIVGPGSLVLGLQAFVAAFGPGDEAAGWHMPLVLAVFVPLVAMIIACTVGRFARVFSGVFAVVFMLALAFWPVATAGGPTPVPTENPWIFYLINVATVATVVAFPLSLQIVWTVAAPLLFGVVRLLQAGGRGEFILPISLDASFALILGSVLVTLGWMYRSIAANVDQARASAVSSYAAAAATAATEHERVAVAALMHDSVLGALLAADRATTPRERTLAVSMAREALTRLANAEKDSLEGSDEPVPALRLADDIEAAARELGVDLTVVRHVDEGTPHVPGRIARALVLAAMQAVANAVQHADAQGLTVQLTGYASPGSVSVRVRDTGPGFDVTAIPADRLGIRGSIDARLAAVGGRSEIDSHAGGTTVTLEWESGDRW; from the coding sequence GTGCTCGACGAAGCCTGGGGGCGGATCCCCCACACCCGCGAGGGGCAGGCGGAGCAGGGGTCGTTCACGCAGACGCGGATCGAGCGCGTCATCACCCTGATCGTGGGCCCGGGCTCCCTCGTGCTGGGGCTGCAGGCGTTCGTCGCCGCGTTCGGACCGGGAGATGAGGCGGCCGGGTGGCACATGCCTCTCGTCCTCGCCGTCTTCGTGCCGCTGGTGGCGATGATCATCGCCTGCACCGTGGGACGCTTCGCGCGGGTGTTCTCGGGTGTCTTCGCAGTCGTCTTCATGCTCGCCCTCGCGTTCTGGCCCGTTGCCACGGCCGGCGGACCCACACCGGTCCCCACCGAGAACCCCTGGATCTTCTACCTCATCAACGTCGCCACGGTCGCCACCGTGGTCGCGTTCCCCCTCTCGCTGCAGATCGTCTGGACGGTCGCCGCACCGCTGCTGTTCGGGGTGGTGCGCCTGCTGCAGGCCGGCGGGCGGGGAGAGTTCATCCTGCCGATCTCGCTCGACGCCTCGTTCGCGCTGATCCTCGGCAGCGTCCTGGTGACCCTCGGCTGGATGTACCGCTCGATCGCCGCGAACGTCGACCAGGCCCGCGCGTCGGCCGTGTCGAGCTACGCCGCTGCGGCCGCGACGGCCGCGACCGAGCACGAGCGGGTCGCGGTGGCGGCTCTCATGCACGACAGCGTCCTGGGCGCCCTGCTCGCGGCGGACCGCGCCACGACCCCGCGCGAGCGCACTCTCGCCGTCAGCATGGCGCGCGAGGCGCTGACCCGGCTGGCGAACGCCGAGAAGGACTCCCTCGAAGGAAGCGACGAGCCGGTCCCCGCGCTGCGCCTGGCCGACGACATCGAGGCCGCCGCTCGCGAGCTCGGGGTCGACCTGACCGTCGTCCGCCACGTCGACGAGGGCACACCGCACGTCCCCGGGCGGATCGCCCGCGCGCTCGTCCTCGCGGCGATGCAGGCCGTCGCCAACGCCGTACAGCACGCCGATGCGCAGGGCCTCACGGTGCAGTTGACGGGCTACGCCTCCCCGGGAAGCGTGTCGGTCCGGGTGCGCGACACGGGCCCCGGCTTCGACGTCACCGCCATCCCGGCCGACCGACTCGGCATCCGCGGTTCGATCGACGCGCGACTGGCGGCCGTGGGCGGTCGCAGCGAGATCGATTCGCACGCCGGCGGCACCACGGTCACCCTTGAGTGGGAGAGCGGAGACCGCTGGTGA